The genomic DNA AACGCAACCTGGAAAAGCTCCTCAACACGCGCGTGGTCGATCGTGCCGGGCTGATCCTGGACATCTTTGCCCAGCGTGCCCGGTCGCACGAAGGCAAGCTGGAAGTCGAGCTGGCGCAGCTCAAGCACCTGGCTACCCGGCTGGTGCGCGGCTGGACCCATCTGGACAGCCAGCGCGGCGGTGCCATCGGCAACCGCGGCCCGGGCGAAACCCAGTTGGAAACCGACCGCCGCCTGTTGGCCGAGCGCGTGAAGATGCTGACCAAGCGCCTGGAAAAGGTGCAGACGCAGCGTGGTCAGCAGCGCCGCGCGCGGCTACGCAACACGGTGCCGCGGGTGGCCCTGGTGGGCTATACCAACGCGGGCAAGTCGACGCTTTTCAATGCCTTGACCGAAGGCGACGTCTACGCGGCCGATCAGCTTTTCGCCACGCTCGACCCCACGGTCCGCAAGCTGGAAGACCTCACCTGCGGGCCGGCTGTGCTGGCCGATACCGTCGGTTTCGTCCGCGACCTGCCGCATGACCTGGTGGCCGCCTTTCGCGGCACCCTGGCCGAGGCGCGCGACGCGGACCTGCTGCTGCATGTCTGCGATGCCGCCGACGAGGAGCGCGACCGCCTGCGTGACGTGGTCGATCAGGTGCTCGAAGAGATCGACGCCGGCGATCTGCCGCAATTGCGGGTCATGAACAAGATCGACCTCGCTGGCGGCGAGCCGCGCATCGATCGCGACGGCGAAGGCCGCCCGACCCAGGTCTGGGTGTCCGCGGCCCAGGGCATAGGCATGGACCTGCTGCGCCAGGCGCTGGGCGAATTGCTCGGTGGCGAGCGTGTGCGTTCCGAATTGCGCCTGCCGCTATCGGCCGGTCGCCTGCACGCACGGTTGAAGGCAGCCGGTGCCATCGCCGGCGAAGCGGTCGACGAACACGGCTGGCAGCTACATATCGACGCACCCCGCAGTGTCATTGCTCCCCTGACCGGTGGCGGCGGCGCGGATGCGGCCTTGCTGCGCGACATCCTCGGCGAGGAAGCAAGGGGCTAGGAGCCTGCTGCAAAAGCGGTTGTGCCCCTTGTAGCTAACCCCTTATGCCCTCACCCCTGATAGAATGACGGGCGTTTTGCGGCCAACGTACCCGGCGCCCCCATGCAACAGCCCGTTCAACGAGTTTTCCGGCCATCGCTGCCGGCCTCCCTGCGGCCTCAAGGAGACTGACCATGGCCTGGAACGAACCCGGTAACAACGGGCAGCGCGACCCCTGGAACAAGAACAACAACCGTCCCGGCGGCAACAAGTCAGGGCTGGAAGATGTGCTCAAGCAGCTACGCAACCGCTTCGGCAAATTCGGCGGCGGTGCTGGCGGCATCTTTACCGTTTTGCTGGCCGTGGTGCTGGCCTGGCTGCTGCTGAGCAGCTATGTGATCGTCGATGCCCGCCAGGCCGGTGTAGTGCTGCGCTTCGGACAGTACAACCGCACGCTGGGGCCGGGCTTCCATTTCAAGCTCCCGCGTCCGCTCGAGTCGGTGACCAAGGTCGGCACTACGGAAATCCGTTCGGTATCGGACAAGGTGCGCATGTTGACCTCCGACGAGAACATCATCTCGGTGGACTTCAACGTGCAGTACCAGGTGTCCGATGCGCGCCAGTACCTGTTCTCGCTGAGCGGGCAGCCGGAAGACACCTTGCAGCAGGCCGCCGAAGCGGCCGTGCGCACCGTCGTCGGCGCCAACATCATGGACAACATCCTGACCAGCCAGAGCGATCCGGTGGCCGTTGCCGCCGCCGACCCGGCTGCCGCGTCGACCGCCGCCACGCCTGCCACGGCCGCTGCCAAGGCACCGGTCCCGGCGCAGACTCGCGATACCCTGCAGCAGCAGACCCGCGACATCCTGCAGGCCACGCTCGATGGCTACCGCTCGGGCATCACGGTGACCGATGTGAGCTTCCAGAACGTGGCCCCGCCGCAGGAAGTGAAGGACGCCTTCGACGACGTCAACGCCGCGCGCGAAGACAAGCAGGCGACCGAAAACAACGCGCGCGCCACCGCCAGCAAGATCGTGCCCGAAGCACGCGGCGATGCATCGCGCATTCTCGCGCAGGCGCTTGGCTATAGCGCCGAGCGCGTGGCCCGCGCCAACGGCGACGCGGCGCAGTTCAACCTGATCCTCAAGGAATACAAGGCCGCGCCCGACGTCACCCGTCGTCGCCTGTGGCTGGAAACGGTTGAAAACGTCATGTCGAACAACCCCAAGGTGCTCGACGGCAGTGGTGGCCGCAATGTCATCTACCTGCCGCTGGAGCGTATGAGCGGCCGGGACGTCCAGGGCGTGGGCACGGTGTTGCAATCGGCCGCGGGCGGCGACATCAGCAAGGAGAAGCAGCCATGAAATTCGTGACCGCGATCCTGGTCGTCCTGATTGTCCTGTTCGGCTACAACAGCATGTATGTGGTCAGGGAAGGCGAGAGCGCCCTGGTCCTGCAGTTCGGTCGCATCGTGCGCACCGACAACGATCCGGGCCTGCATTTCAAGTTGCCGCTGGTGCAGCAGCGCTTGTTGTTCGACAGCCGCATCATGACGCTGGACGCCCAGCCGGAGCGTTACTTCACCTCCGAAAAGAAAAGCGTCAATGTCGACTTCTACGTGAAGTGGCGCATTGCCGACAGCGCCGCGTATTACCGCGCGACCACCGGTTCGGACCTGCAGGCGGCCAACCGCCTCACCCCGCTGGTCAAGAACGCGCTGCGCCAGGAATTCAACGGTCGCACGCTGCAGGAGCTGATCACGGCCGGGCGCAAGGACATTACCGAGCGCGTACGTGCCGAGACCGATGCCACCTCGAGCAAGAATCTCGGTATCGACGTGGTTGACGTGCGCATCAAGCGCATCGAGCTGCCCGATGAAGTGAGCGAATCGGTCTACAAGCGCATGCGTGCCGAACGACTGGAGCTGGCCAACGAGCTGCGTTCCACCGGCCAGCAGGCGGCGACCACGATCCAGGCCGATGCCGAGCGCCAGGTGCAGGTGATCAAGGCCGATGCCGAGCGCGATGCTTCCAAGACACGTGGCGAAGGCGATGCGCAGGCTGCGGCCATCTACGCGCAGGCCTATGGCCAGGATCCTGAGTTCTTTGCGTTCTACCGTAGCCTGTCCGCGTATCGTGATTCGTTCAAGGATGGCAAGGGCGTGCTGGTGCTCAAGCCTGATTCGGAGTTCCTGCGTTATTTCAATGACGGCGCGGCCAAGCGCTGAGCGTTCGGGTCGCGCCGCATGACCTGTTCGCCGCCGTGTGCCTGGCGTCGGTCATCCGAGGGCAAGATTTCGTTTTTACTATCCTTAAGGGCCTGATCGGCCCTGCCAAATGAGCGAGAAGATCATGGGTAAGTCAGTCGTTATCCTTGGTGCCCAATGGGGCGACGAAGGCAAAGGCAAGATCGTCGATCTGCTGACCGAGCGCGTCGGCGCGGTTGCACGTTTCCAGGGTGGCCATAACGCCGGCCATACGCTGGTGATCAAGGGCAAGAAGACCGTGCTGCACCTGATACCGTCGGGCATCCTGCGCGACGATGCGCTGTGCCTGATTGGCAATGGCGTGGTGCTGTCGCCGACTGCGTTGAAGCAGGAAATCGAAGAGCTCGAAACCGCAGGCGTGAGCGTGCGCCCGCGCCTGAAGATCAGCCCGGCTACGCCGCTGATCATGCCGTACCACATCGCCGTCGATAAGGCGCGCGAGATCGCCGCCGGCGGCAAGGCCATCGGTACCACCGGTCGCGGCATCGGCCCGGCCTATGAAGACAAGGTCGCCCGCCGGGGTGTGCGCGTTGCCGACCTGATGTATCCGCATGAGCTGCCCGATCAGTTGCGCGAAGTGGTCGAGTACCACAACTTCGTGCTGACCCAGTGGCTGAAGGCCGCGCCGGTCGATTACCAGCAGGTGCTCGACGAAGCGCTGAGCTGGGGCGAGTTCCTCAAGCCGATGGTCGACGACGTCGCCACTATCCTGCATGACGTGCGCCGCGAGGGTGGCAACATCCTATTCGAAGGCGCTCAGGGTGCGCTGCTGGATATCGACCACGGTACCTATCCGTACGTTACTTCGTCCAACACCACGGTGGGCGGCGCGCTTGCCGGTACCGGCGTGGGTGCGGGTGACATCGACTA from Dyella sp. GSA-30 includes the following:
- the hflX gene encoding ribosome rescue GTPase HflX — translated: MFDRQKKGDRAVIVLPHSRGEGDSVRRAEEFAELVKSAGAEILGSIPARVETPNPRYFIGTGKAEEVAEAVRALEADLVLVDHLLSPVQERNLEKLLNTRVVDRAGLILDIFAQRARSHEGKLEVELAQLKHLATRLVRGWTHLDSQRGGAIGNRGPGETQLETDRRLLAERVKMLTKRLEKVQTQRGQQRRARLRNTVPRVALVGYTNAGKSTLFNALTEGDVYAADQLFATLDPTVRKLEDLTCGPAVLADTVGFVRDLPHDLVAAFRGTLAEARDADLLLHVCDAADEERDRLRDVVDQVLEEIDAGDLPQLRVMNKIDLAGGEPRIDRDGEGRPTQVWVSAAQGIGMDLLRQALGELLGGERVRSELRLPLSAGRLHARLKAAGAIAGEAVDEHGWQLHIDAPRSVIAPLTGGGGADAALLRDILGEEARG
- the hflK gene encoding FtsH protease activity modulator HflK, producing the protein MAWNEPGNNGQRDPWNKNNNRPGGNKSGLEDVLKQLRNRFGKFGGGAGGIFTVLLAVVLAWLLLSSYVIVDARQAGVVLRFGQYNRTLGPGFHFKLPRPLESVTKVGTTEIRSVSDKVRMLTSDENIISVDFNVQYQVSDARQYLFSLSGQPEDTLQQAAEAAVRTVVGANIMDNILTSQSDPVAVAAADPAAASTAATPATAAAKAPVPAQTRDTLQQQTRDILQATLDGYRSGITVTDVSFQNVAPPQEVKDAFDDVNAAREDKQATENNARATASKIVPEARGDASRILAQALGYSAERVARANGDAAQFNLILKEYKAAPDVTRRRLWLETVENVMSNNPKVLDGSGGRNVIYLPLERMSGRDVQGVGTVLQSAAGGDISKEKQP
- the hflC gene encoding protease modulator HflC, coding for MKFVTAILVVLIVLFGYNSMYVVREGESALVLQFGRIVRTDNDPGLHFKLPLVQQRLLFDSRIMTLDAQPERYFTSEKKSVNVDFYVKWRIADSAAYYRATTGSDLQAANRLTPLVKNALRQEFNGRTLQELITAGRKDITERVRAETDATSSKNLGIDVVDVRIKRIELPDEVSESVYKRMRAERLELANELRSTGQQAATTIQADAERQVQVIKADAERDASKTRGEGDAQAAAIYAQAYGQDPEFFAFYRSLSAYRDSFKDGKGVLVLKPDSEFLRYFNDGAAKR
- a CDS encoding adenylosuccinate synthase — protein: MGKSVVILGAQWGDEGKGKIVDLLTERVGAVARFQGGHNAGHTLVIKGKKTVLHLIPSGILRDDALCLIGNGVVLSPTALKQEIEELETAGVSVRPRLKISPATPLIMPYHIAVDKAREIAAGGKAIGTTGRGIGPAYEDKVARRGVRVADLMYPHELPDQLREVVEYHNFVLTQWLKAAPVDYQQVLDEALSWGEFLKPMVDDVATILHDVRREGGNILFEGAQGALLDIDHGTYPYVTSSNTTVGGALAGTGVGAGDIDYVLGICKAYATRVGGGPFPTELNDEMGERLRKVGNEFGASTGRPRRCGWIDLVALKRAVQINGINGLAITKLDVLDGLPSIKVCVAYEYRGKRRELAPLDADGWAECKPVYLEFPGWEESTAGIRDWNKLPAAARAYLRAVEELSGCRLALVATGADRDDTIILDDPFA